Proteins encoded by one window of Mustelus asterias unplaced genomic scaffold, sMusAst1.hap1.1 HAP1_SCAFFOLD_2711, whole genome shotgun sequence:
- the LOC144489952 gene encoding LRRN4 C-terminal-like protein: MPMDSLALCALLVALSALRWGEVGAAPPGNGLQDRPGRAQDDPEVLLSLRKRDAVTRGYNHIEFFDADYDDEYEEPTSQSVVPGPMVRCGYDPCAHLQVPCLELQRATSCLCPGVSGEEVVPEPPRLWEVTGVSDTSASVNWCAPPSAVGSYRLVYGPLGTAGVNTSTQPLSDRSRLFTLEGLSPGTGYLVCAVASNRAGDSRLGEGEWEVERDAPPGYGPCAIFTTTSARAHTLYITLAVLLLLLALALALILLRYLTLRRRRAATPEPSIGLQNPTYEEDKGGKPQA, translated from the coding sequence ATGCCGATGGACTCCCTCGCCCTTTGTGCCTTGCTCGTGGCCCTCAGCGCCCTccgctggggggaggtgggtgccgCCCCTCCGGGTAACGGCCTCCAGGACCGGCCAGGAAGGGCACAGGACGATCCCGAGGTTCTCCTGAGCCTGCGGAAGAGAGACGCGGTGACCCGCGGCTACAACCACATCGAATTCTTCGACGCAGATTACGACGACGAATATGAGGAACCGACAAGCCAATCGGTGGTGCCGGGGCCCATGGTCCGATGCGGCTACGACCCTTGcgcccacctgcaggttccctgcCTTGAGCTTCAgagggccacctcctgcctctgcccTGGTGTCTCCGGGGAGGAAGTGGTCCCCGAACCGCCCAGGCTCTGGGAGGTCACCGGGGTGAGCGACACCTCCGCCAGCGTCAACTGGTGCGCCCCCCCCTCGGCGGTGGGCAGCTACCGCCTGGTCTACGGGCCCCTGGGCACCGCCGGGGTCAACACCAGCACCCAGCCCCTCTCCGACCGCTCCCGCCTCTTCACCCTGGAGGGCCTGAGCCCTGGCACCGGCTACCTGGTGTGTGCCGTGGCCTCCAACCGGGCGGGGGACAgccggctgggggagggggagtgggaggtggaGAGGGATGCCCCGCCCGGCTATGGGCCCTGTGCCATTTTCACCACCACCTCCGCCCGCGCCCACACCCTCTACATCACCCTGGccgttctcctcctcctcctcgcccTGGCCCTCGCCCTCATCCTCCTCAGGTACCTCACCCTCAGGCGGCGCAGGGCGGCCACTCCGGAACCTTCCATCGGGCTGCAGAACCCCACCTACGAAGAGGACAAAGGCGGCAAGCCCCAAGCCTGA